The genome window CCTGCAAGGGACCTCCCGCGCCGATATCCAGAAAGTGGAGGACAAGCTGAAAGCGTTGCCCGGCGTCAAATCGGTCGAATTTGTCGCAAAGGAAGACGCCGTCAAGCAAATGGTGGAGAAATACAAGGAGCACCGGGATCTGTTCTCCGGTTTGGAAATGGAAAATCCGCTGCCTGACAAATTTGTCGTGAAAGCGGAGAATCCGCGTGATACGCTGAAGCTGGCCGACCAGATCCGGACGTTTCCGTTTGTCGAAAAGGTGAAAGACGGCCGCGACACGGTCGAAAAGCTGTTCCGCGTAATGGACGTGGTCCGCTGGGTGGGTGGCGCTCTGATTGTCGGCCTGGCGCTGACGGCCGTCTTCCTCATCTCGAATACGATCAAGATCACGATCTATTCGCGCCGGCGCGAAATCGAAATCATGAAGCTGGTCGGCGCCACCAACTGGTTCATCCGCTGGCCGTTTTTCTTTGAAGGGCTGCTGATGGGGGCTTTGGGTGCACTGATTCCGATCGGTCTGCTGGTTGCCGGCTATTCGTACGCGTTGGGCAACTTTGCCAATACGTTTATTCCTTTGATCCCGCTGCAATCGTTGGTGGTTCAGGTGGGCGGAGCACTGCTTTTGATCGGTTCGTTGATCGGCATTTTCGGATCGACCTTCTCCGTTCGCAAATTCCTCAAAATCTGAACCTTGCTTGGCAAGTACTAGACTGACAACTTGTCTCATATACTCGCTGTGAGACAGGAGACAAAGGCGGTGAATCGATGCATCTGCGCAAACGCACCCTCGCCCTGTTGCTGGTTGTTTCGTTGTTGACCGGAGCCGCTTCCACCTACGGGTTTTTGCAGTGGAGAACGGGTGGCATGTCGGTTGCCGGTGTCGCGTTCGGGTCCGGGCAGCAGGCGGCCAATTTTGCCAAATTCAACGAAGTCTACCAGACGATTCGAGGGAACTACTACCAGGAAGTCGATGACCAAAAACTGCTTGATGGCGCCATATCCGGCATGATCGCCGCCCTTGGCGATCCGTATTCCACCTATATGGACAAGGAAACGGCCGACCAGTTTCATATGTCCCTCTCCTCTTCGTTTGAGGGAATTGGCGCGACAATCGAATCGATCGACGGCCGCGTCACGATCGCTTCCCCGATCAAGGGATCGCCGGCGGAAAAAGCGGGACTGCGCGCGGGCGACCAGATCCGCAAAGTGAACGGCCAGACACTGGACGGCATGGACATCAACCAGGCGGTCTTGCTGATTCGCGGCAAGAAAGGCACAAAAGCCGAGCTGGAAATCACGCGTCCCGGTTCGCCCGATGTGCTGCATGTGACGATCGTTCGCGACGAAATTCCGCTGGAGACGGTCTACGGGGAGAATCTCGGGAACGGGATCGGCAAGATCCAGATTACCTCTTTCTCCGAACAAACGGCGAAACGGTTTGAGGAAGAGCTCAAAAAGCTGGAAGCACAAGGCATCAAAGGGTTGATCATCGACGTTCGCGACAACCCGGGCGGTCTGTTGGATCAGGTGAACGAAATCGCCAACTTGCTGGTTCCGAACAAAGGCGTGATTTTGCAAGTTGAGTACCGGGACGGCCATAAAGATGTGATCAAATCGACTCTGCAAACGGCCAAGTATCCGATCGTCTGCCTGATCAACGGCGGTTCCGCAAGCGCCTCCGAAATTCTGGCGGCCGCGCTGAAAGAGTCGGGCGGTTACCCGCTGGTCGGCGAAAAGACGTTTGGCAAGGGCACTGTCCAGACCAGCCACGATTTTAAAGACGGGTCGAACTTCAAGTATACGATGGCAAAATGGTTAACCCCGAAAGGCAACTGGATTCACAAAAAAGGCGTGGAACCCGATTATCAGGTATCGCAGCCGGTGTACTTCAATCTGCCGGCGCTCAATCCGGACACTCCGTTAAAGCGTGACATGACCGGAGCGGCAGTGAAGACGCTGCAGCAGATGCTGATCGGAGTAGGCTTGGTTCCGGGCAGGGACGACGGATATTTCAGCACGCAAACGGAAGAAGCGGTGAAAACGTTCCAGCGGATGAACGGCCTGCCGGTGACCGGCGTGGTGGAAGGACAAACCACCGTCAAATTGATGGACGTGATCCGCGAAAAGAAGAAAACGAACGACACGCAGCTTGAAAAAGCGATTTCCGTGTTGCAATCGATGATCAAATAGCAGGTAATGACGGTCTTGCCGTCGAATATTCCCTTGAGGACGAACGTTCTCAAGGGGTTTTTTGTTTCAGGGGGGGAATGGCTGATGCAGGTGTGGCCTTTTGTTTCGGAGTTGGCACGGGGATTTGGCGGAATCCTGCTGCAGCCGTTCTTTTACGTCGCGATTCTTTTGGTGTACCTGCAATACCGCAGACAAGTCCAGCTGGAACGAAAAATGTTCGGCGTCCGTGTGACATCAGCCGAATCGCAGACCGTCCGATCGCTGGCGTACGGGATTTTGGGCGGTGCGGCGGCGACGCTTCTGATCGCCGGGATCGGCATC of Effusibacillus pohliae DSM 22757 contains these proteins:
- the ftsX gene encoding permease-like cell division protein FtsX; its protein translation is MKISTLFRHIREGLKNMGRNGWMTFAAIGSVVVSLLILGVFLTVAMNLQALTKDVESQVQMDVFILQGTSRADIQKVEDKLKALPGVKSVEFVAKEDAVKQMVEKYKEHRDLFSGLEMENPLPDKFVVKAENPRDTLKLADQIRTFPFVEKVKDGRDTVEKLFRVMDVVRWVGGALIVGLALTAVFLISNTIKITIYSRRREIEIMKLVGATNWFIRWPFFFEGLLMGALGALIPIGLLVAGYSYALGNFANTFIPLIPLQSLVVQVGGALLLIGSLIGIFGSTFSVRKFLKI
- a CDS encoding S41 family peptidase, which gives rise to MHLRKRTLALLLVVSLLTGAASTYGFLQWRTGGMSVAGVAFGSGQQAANFAKFNEVYQTIRGNYYQEVDDQKLLDGAISGMIAALGDPYSTYMDKETADQFHMSLSSSFEGIGATIESIDGRVTIASPIKGSPAEKAGLRAGDQIRKVNGQTLDGMDINQAVLLIRGKKGTKAELEITRPGSPDVLHVTIVRDEIPLETVYGENLGNGIGKIQITSFSEQTAKRFEEELKKLEAQGIKGLIIDVRDNPGGLLDQVNEIANLLVPNKGVILQVEYRDGHKDVIKSTLQTAKYPIVCLINGGSASASEILAAALKESGGYPLVGEKTFGKGTVQTSHDFKDGSNFKYTMAKWLTPKGNWIHKKGVEPDYQVSQPVYFNLPALNPDTPLKRDMTGAAVKTLQQMLIGVGLVPGRDDGYFSTQTEEAVKTFQRMNGLPVTGVVEGQTTVKLMDVIREKKKTNDTQLEKAISVLQSMIK